A DNA window from Prosthecobacter debontii contains the following coding sequences:
- a CDS encoding ExbD/TolR family protein, whose protein sequence is MKIHSPIAHKKTRLEIIPLIDVMFFLLASFMMVSLTMTKQQTIKVNLPVAAATQADFKPDMINLGVNQAGDIYLDTVQISLPDLDVRLKERFKQDPNTPVYISGDGEARHADMVRALDAVRRAGFSKVAFNVKPTGTGPAAPSANPTAAPSPAPSPAK, encoded by the coding sequence GTGAAAATTCATTCCCCCATCGCTCATAAGAAGACTCGGTTGGAGATCATCCCACTCATTGACGTGATGTTCTTCCTGCTGGCCTCTTTCATGATGGTCAGCCTCACCATGACCAAGCAGCAGACCATCAAGGTGAATCTGCCTGTGGCCGCCGCTACCCAGGCTGATTTCAAGCCCGACATGATCAACCTCGGGGTCAATCAAGCCGGAGACATCTATTTGGACACGGTGCAGATCTCTCTGCCGGACCTGGATGTACGTCTCAAGGAGCGCTTCAAGCAAGACCCCAATACGCCGGTGTATATCAGTGGAGATGGAGAGGCACGTCATGCCGACATGGTTCGTGCGCTGGATGCCGTGCGCCGGGCGGGCTTTAGCAAAGTGGCCTTCAACGTCAAACCGACAGGCACTGGGCCGGCGGCTCCCTCCGCCAATCCAACCGCAGCCCCCAGTCCCGCTCCCTCTCCTGCGAAATGA
- a CDS encoding vWA domain-containing protein yields MKFLRPFCLGLLSLSLLFSQLRAQAPEVSPRVLIVLDASGSMWGQVHGRPKIEIAREVIRDFEGSLPANVELGLVAYGHRHKGDCNDIELVAPVDKLDRKGLVKTVNALQPKGKTPLTSAVEFAAEKLRYTEQKASVILVTDGEETCDRDPCEAAAKLESLGLDFTAHVIAFDLTDKAARSVECLAKTTGGQFLKADDAASLADALTMAMEAETKPAPEEEKLGEATLEGPATVVMGSTFEVKWTGPNNRGDHICIVPQGTDDRAFGNYAYTIRGNPSQLVALIQPGQAELRYVTGISGKVLARAPIEITKAVITLKAAEQIIAGGKIPVEWTGPNNHGDRIGIAMKDADKTAIANYEYTVRGNPALVTAPLTVGEAEIHYIAGQGSQILESQPVKIMPAEVSLMAVETVVAGARLKIDWTGPNNNADRIAIVSAGPNGKEVVNYEYTVRGNPAAVTAPMIVGAAEIRYIAGQGGKTLATRPVTITEAQVSLTAPDRVVAGAEVSVEWTGPGNQSDRIAIVSPGANGKEVMNYEYTQRGNPVKVPATMILGAAEIRYIAGQGGKVLATRSLTIEASKVTLKGPASSPAGTKVAIDWEGPDNRGDRITIVMKGTPDDKIEKYGYTSWGNPLKVEAPKSAGEAEIRYLSGQGNAVLARQPIQLMQPAEE; encoded by the coding sequence ATGAAGTTTCTTCGTCCCTTTTGTCTGGGCCTGCTGTCTCTTTCGTTACTTTTTTCTCAGTTAAGGGCTCAGGCCCCTGAGGTCTCACCCCGCGTTCTTATCGTTTTAGATGCCTCCGGTAGCATGTGGGGGCAGGTGCATGGCCGCCCGAAGATCGAAATTGCTCGGGAAGTGATCCGGGATTTTGAAGGCAGCTTGCCTGCGAATGTCGAACTGGGCCTCGTGGCCTACGGACATCGCCACAAGGGCGATTGCAATGACATCGAGCTCGTGGCTCCGGTGGACAAACTGGACCGGAAGGGCCTGGTGAAAACCGTGAACGCTCTCCAGCCGAAAGGCAAAACTCCGCTCACCTCCGCTGTGGAGTTTGCCGCGGAAAAACTGCGTTACACCGAGCAGAAGGCCAGTGTCATCCTGGTGACGGATGGTGAGGAAACCTGTGATCGTGATCCCTGTGAGGCGGCCGCCAAGCTGGAATCCCTGGGCTTGGACTTCACCGCCCACGTCATCGCCTTCGATCTTACTGATAAAGCGGCTAGGTCGGTGGAGTGTCTGGCGAAGACCACCGGCGGGCAATTTCTGAAAGCCGACGATGCGGCCAGCCTCGCGGATGCGCTGACGATGGCCATGGAAGCGGAAACCAAGCCCGCCCCTGAAGAGGAGAAGCTCGGGGAAGCCACGCTGGAAGGCCCTGCGACAGTGGTGATGGGCAGCACTTTTGAGGTGAAATGGACCGGGCCTAACAATCGAGGGGACCACATCTGCATCGTGCCCCAGGGCACGGATGATCGTGCGTTTGGCAACTACGCCTATACCATCCGTGGAAACCCGTCCCAATTGGTGGCGCTCATTCAACCTGGGCAGGCTGAACTGCGCTACGTGACGGGAATCTCTGGCAAAGTGCTGGCACGTGCACCGATCGAAATCACCAAGGCGGTCATCACCTTGAAAGCAGCCGAGCAGATCATCGCGGGGGGCAAGATCCCCGTGGAGTGGACCGGGCCTAACAATCACGGAGATCGGATTGGCATCGCCATGAAGGATGCGGATAAAACGGCGATCGCTAACTATGAATACACGGTGCGCGGAAACCCCGCCCTCGTGACTGCACCGCTCACTGTTGGAGAGGCGGAGATTCACTACATCGCCGGCCAGGGCAGTCAGATTCTGGAGAGCCAGCCTGTGAAGATCATGCCCGCAGAGGTCTCTCTGATGGCGGTGGAAACCGTGGTCGCGGGAGCGCGTCTGAAAATCGACTGGACGGGGCCTAACAATAATGCGGATCGCATCGCCATCGTCTCCGCCGGTCCCAACGGCAAGGAGGTGGTGAACTACGAATACACCGTGCGTGGTAATCCTGCGGCTGTCACGGCACCCATGATCGTCGGTGCTGCCGAGATTCGCTATATCGCCGGTCAAGGTGGCAAGACTCTGGCGACACGGCCAGTGACCATCACCGAGGCACAGGTTTCTCTGACCGCTCCAGACCGCGTGGTGGCAGGTGCGGAGGTCTCAGTCGAGTGGACCGGTCCCGGCAATCAGAGCGACCGCATCGCCATCGTTTCCCCCGGAGCGAATGGCAAGGAAGTGATGAACTACGAATACACCCAGCGAGGCAACCCTGTGAAGGTGCCTGCGACCATGATTTTAGGGGCAGCCGAGATTCGCTACATCGCAGGACAAGGCGGCAAGGTCCTGGCCACACGATCGCTGACTATTGAAGCATCTAAGGTTACACTCAAAGGCCCGGCATCCTCGCCCGCAGGCACGAAGGTGGCCATCGACTGGGAAGGGCCCGATAACCGAGGCGACCGCATCACCATTGTGATGAAAGGCACTCCCGACGACAAGATCGAGAAATACGGCTACACTTCCTGGGGCAACCCGCTGAAAGTGGAGGCACCGAAAAGTGCCGGTGAAGCCGAGATCCGTTATCTCTCAGGGCAGGGGAATGCCGTGCTGGCTCGTCAGCCCATTCAGCTCATGCAACCCGCGGAGGAGTAA
- a CDS encoding glutamate--tRNA ligase produces the protein MIRVRFAPSPTGDLHVGGARTALFNWLYARKHGGTFILRIEDTDGARNTEEASAGILKGLKWLGLDWDEGPEKGGDYGPYYQSQRKHIYDAYLDKLTAMGRTYVEENGAVRFKFSRTAITVHDMVCGDVTFAPTEEPDMTLRRPDGSYIFHFVNVVDDIEMKMTHVFRGEDHLSNTWKHIDLFNAFGATPPTYAHIPLILNSDSSKMSKRDAGSAIEKSYMNGGFLADAVFNYLCLLGWTPRTEAEVLSRETLTSLFEPGEIHSSNARFDMQKCSWFNAQYLRALSPEALFAATRPFLDEAGLKITDEAVAAAAVYSVKEKVSLLTEIPAWVHYFFREDYPYEDEVVTKLKAKPENPALLEAAMKAFATLPDWTELAVHTAIEEAAKGAGVKPGALMPLLRFALSGQSRGPSVSTIAHLIGKESTVQRIQRTLAL, from the coding sequence ATGATTCGCGTTCGCTTTGCCCCTTCCCCCACTGGTGACCTCCACGTCGGCGGTGCCCGCACGGCTTTGTTCAACTGGCTGTATGCCCGCAAACACGGAGGCACCTTCATTCTGCGCATTGAAGATACCGACGGCGCACGCAATACCGAGGAAGCCTCCGCAGGCATCCTCAAAGGGCTGAAGTGGCTGGGCCTGGACTGGGATGAAGGTCCAGAGAAAGGTGGTGACTACGGCCCCTACTACCAGAGCCAGCGCAAGCACATCTATGATGCCTATCTGGACAAACTGACCGCCATGGGCCGCACCTATGTCGAGGAAAATGGTGCCGTGCGTTTCAAATTCAGCCGCACCGCCATCACCGTGCATGACATGGTGTGTGGTGACGTGACCTTTGCCCCCACCGAAGAGCCGGACATGACGCTGCGCCGCCCGGACGGCAGCTACATCTTCCACTTCGTCAATGTGGTGGATGATATCGAGATGAAGATGACCCACGTCTTCCGTGGTGAGGACCATCTGTCCAATACCTGGAAGCACATCGATCTTTTCAACGCCTTCGGGGCCACCCCACCGACCTATGCGCACATCCCGCTGATCCTGAACAGCGACAGCTCAAAGATGAGCAAACGCGATGCCGGCAGTGCCATCGAGAAGAGCTACATGAATGGCGGCTTCCTAGCCGATGCCGTGTTCAACTACCTTTGTTTGTTAGGCTGGACCCCACGCACCGAGGCAGAAGTGCTCAGCCGGGAAACGCTCACGTCCCTGTTTGAGCCTGGAGAAATCCACAGCTCCAATGCCCGCTTCGACATGCAGAAGTGCAGTTGGTTCAATGCCCAGTATCTGCGCGCCCTCAGCCCCGAGGCTCTGTTTGCCGCCACTCGTCCCTTCCTGGATGAAGCGGGTCTGAAGATCACCGATGAAGCGGTGGCGGCTGCGGCTGTTTACAGTGTGAAGGAAAAGGTCAGTCTGCTGACCGAGATTCCTGCCTGGGTGCATTACTTCTTCCGCGAAGACTACCCGTATGAGGATGAAGTGGTGACCAAGCTGAAGGCCAAGCCGGAAAACCCCGCCTTGTTGGAAGCCGCCATGAAAGCCTTTGCCACTCTGCCCGACTGGACGGAACTCGCCGTGCATACGGCCATCGAGGAAGCCGCGAAGGGTGCTGGGGTGAAACCCGGCGCGCTCATGCCCCTGCTGCGTTTTGCCCTCAGTGGCCAATCCCGCGGGCCTAGCGTGAGCACCATCGCTCACCTGATCGGTAAGGAGAGCACCGTGCAGCGCATCCAGCGGACTTTGGCACTGTGA
- a CDS encoding ABC transporter ATP-binding protein, protein MVPISIRDLTKRFGSQTVLNRINLEIGQGELFFLLGPSGCGKTTLLRHIAGFYRPDSGRIFFGEEDVTRQPAHKRGTGMMFQSYALWPHMNVAQNVAFGLEERKRPDAEIERRVMEALELVQLGGLGSRKIGQLSGGQQQRVALARALVIHPRCLLLDEPLSNLDAKLRHEMRSEIRRICKEFGLTGIYVTHDRDEALSMADRLAVMNGGHLAQLGTPEEVYRQPASRMVAEFIGETNFIPGTVQTQSSSGHYEVKTAFTTLRARPNTDDWQPQHGEKVILSIRPESLSFNYMADSSNRFQGHIVDTTYLGANVQYLLQIENGPAIKVCEPNPRQIRHPSGEPMRAMANSDDVVMLKDE, encoded by the coding sequence ATGGTCCCCATCTCCATCCGCGATCTCACCAAACGTTTCGGCAGCCAGACGGTTCTGAATCGGATCAATCTCGAGATAGGTCAGGGCGAATTGTTTTTCCTGCTCGGTCCCAGTGGCTGCGGCAAGACGACCCTGCTGCGCCACATCGCCGGATTTTACCGACCGGATAGCGGCCGAATCTTCTTTGGCGAGGAGGATGTGACACGCCAGCCTGCTCATAAACGCGGCACTGGCATGATGTTCCAGAGCTATGCCCTGTGGCCGCATATGAATGTGGCTCAGAACGTCGCATTCGGCTTGGAGGAGCGGAAGCGTCCCGATGCCGAGATCGAGCGGCGGGTCATGGAGGCCCTGGAACTGGTGCAGCTCGGTGGCTTGGGCTCACGAAAAATCGGCCAACTCTCGGGGGGTCAGCAGCAGCGGGTCGCCCTGGCTCGAGCTCTGGTTATCCATCCCCGCTGCCTGCTTCTGGATGAGCCGCTCTCCAACTTGGATGCCAAACTACGTCATGAAATGCGCTCTGAGATCCGACGCATCTGCAAGGAATTCGGCCTCACAGGCATCTACGTCACGCATGATCGGGATGAGGCCCTGAGCATGGCAGATCGGCTGGCAGTCATGAATGGAGGCCACTTGGCACAGCTCGGCACGCCGGAGGAGGTGTATCGTCAGCCCGCCTCCCGCATGGTGGCGGAGTTCATTGGGGAAACCAACTTCATCCCAGGGACCGTGCAGACTCAATCTTCCTCAGGTCATTATGAAGTGAAGACCGCCTTCACCACTCTGCGTGCCCGTCCCAACACCGACGACTGGCAGCCTCAGCATGGAGAAAAGGTGATTCTTTCGATCCGCCCCGAGTCCCTCAGTTTCAACTACATGGCGGACTCCAGCAACCGCTTCCAAGGACACATCGTGGATACCACCTACCTGGGAGCCAACGTGCAGTATCTCCTTCAGATCGAGAACGGCCCTGCGATCAAAGTTTGCGAGCCCAATCCTCGGCAGATTCGCCATCCCTCCGGAGAGCCAATGCGAGCCATGGCCAACTCGGATGACGTGGTCATGTTGAAAGACGAATGA
- the speA gene encoding biosynthetic arginine decarboxylase: MERRPTKPAPWTINDSADLYGIREWGHGYFDVSSKGEVVVNLKDGKKSKPVSLSEIVKGLRERGTQLPVLIRFGDLLRWRIDELNEGFHSAIREGKYQGVYRGVYPIKVNQQQEVIEEITRYGRKYHYGLEAGSKPELIAALAYMHDPEAYIVCNGYKDEEFIDLALNAQKMGLQVILVLEMPSELALILERSKKMGVRPTLGVRFRLSAESAGHWSGSGGDASVFGLNISQLMGVVDQLREQGMLDCLRMLHYHQGSQIPNIRAIRQAVTEATRVYCGLVQEGARMGILDLGGGLAISYDGFKGATSASSNYGTKEYCADVIEAITEVTAEAGVPHPDIITESGRAVVAYYSVLIINILDVNRFEPRSNGIELSKDSPQLLRNLAELKDETRKDPSKLTGERLQEIYNDAVYYRDKLRSEFNYGKVTLRERSLGEEMYWAIMTWISGKLSAVGHDGSQMDRMTTVMTDYYYGNFSIFQSLPDLWAIDQIFPVMPIHRLKEKPSRNAVLSDITCDSDGKIAKFAHSGEICGSLPLHDPEFEKGEDYMLGIFLVGAYQETLGDLHNLLGDTNVVSVSIEGGKLKYRREQEGDSVSEVLSYVEYDPKDLSTRFRNLAESAVVSKRITATERREIMGAYDAGLRGYTYFET, translated from the coding sequence ATGGAACGCCGCCCCACCAAACCCGCCCCCTGGACCATTAACGACAGCGCCGATCTCTACGGCATTCGTGAATGGGGCCATGGTTACTTTGACGTGTCATCCAAGGGCGAAGTCGTCGTCAACCTCAAGGATGGCAAAAAAAGCAAGCCGGTTTCCCTCTCGGAAATCGTCAAGGGGCTGCGCGAGCGTGGCACCCAGCTTCCTGTGCTCATTCGTTTCGGTGATCTGCTGCGCTGGCGCATCGACGAACTGAATGAGGGCTTCCACTCCGCCATTCGTGAGGGCAAGTATCAAGGCGTGTATCGCGGGGTTTATCCGATCAAAGTGAACCAGCAGCAGGAGGTTATCGAAGAGATCACCCGCTACGGTCGCAAGTATCACTACGGCCTTGAAGCAGGTAGCAAGCCCGAGCTGATCGCCGCGCTGGCTTACATGCATGATCCTGAGGCCTACATCGTCTGCAACGGCTACAAGGATGAAGAATTCATCGACTTAGCTCTGAACGCCCAAAAGATGGGGCTCCAGGTCATCCTTGTGCTGGAGATGCCGAGTGAGCTGGCCCTGATCCTTGAGCGCTCGAAGAAGATGGGCGTGCGCCCGACTCTTGGGGTGCGCTTCCGCCTGAGTGCAGAAAGTGCCGGTCACTGGAGCGGCTCTGGCGGTGATGCCAGCGTCTTTGGACTGAACATCAGCCAGCTCATGGGCGTGGTGGATCAACTCCGTGAGCAAGGCATGCTGGATTGCCTGCGCATGCTCCACTATCACCAGGGTTCCCAGATCCCAAACATCCGCGCCATTCGCCAAGCGGTGACCGAAGCCACCCGCGTCTATTGCGGTCTGGTACAGGAAGGTGCCCGCATGGGCATCCTGGACCTCGGCGGCGGTCTGGCCATCAGCTACGACGGTTTCAAAGGAGCGACTTCCGCCTCCAGCAACTACGGCACCAAGGAATACTGTGCCGACGTCATTGAGGCGATCACCGAAGTCACCGCTGAAGCTGGTGTGCCCCATCCAGACATCATTACGGAATCTGGCCGCGCCGTAGTCGCCTACTACTCGGTCCTCATCATCAATATTTTGGACGTCAACCGCTTCGAGCCTCGCTCCAACGGGATCGAGTTGTCCAAAGATTCTCCCCAACTGTTGCGCAACCTCGCTGAACTGAAAGACGAGACCCGCAAAGACCCCAGCAAGCTCACGGGTGAGCGTCTCCAGGAGATCTACAACGACGCAGTCTATTACCGAGACAAACTCCGCAGTGAGTTCAACTACGGCAAGGTGACGCTGCGGGAGCGTTCCTTGGGCGAGGAGATGTATTGGGCCATCATGACCTGGATTTCGGGTAAACTGTCCGCCGTCGGCCATGACGGCAGCCAGATGGACCGCATGACCACGGTCATGACCGATTACTACTACGGCAACTTCTCCATCTTCCAGAGTCTTCCTGACCTTTGGGCCATCGACCAGATCTTCCCCGTCATGCCGATCCATCGCCTGAAGGAGAAACCCTCACGCAATGCCGTGCTCTCCGACATCACCTGCGACAGCGATGGCAAGATTGCCAAATTCGCCCACAGCGGTGAGATCTGCGGCAGTCTGCCACTGCACGACCCCGAGTTTGAAAAAGGTGAAGACTACATGCTCGGCATCTTCCTCGTCGGCGCTTATCAGGAGACCCTGGGCGATCTGCACAACTTGTTAGGCGACACCAACGTCGTCAGCGTCAGCATCGAAGGTGGGAAACTAAAGTATCGCCGCGAGCAGGAAGGCGACAGCGTATCCGAGGTGCTCAGCTATGTGGAATACGATCCTAAAGATCTCTCCACCCGCTTCCGCAACCTGGCCGAGAGCGCCGTCGTGTCCAAGCGCATCACCGCCACCGAGCGCCGTGAGATCATGGGTGCCTACGATGCCGGTCTGCGCGGTTACACATACTTTGAGACCTAA
- a CDS encoding MotA/TolQ/ExbB proton channel family protein — protein MLPNPPLANVVIKLIHDGGPIMYPILVVVVFAICILVERIFWWLRFSARRDARQLDQVYAALESGDLNKAISISEKTADPVVRMIHHGLKHQHSSMQGALEVAAGHELQQAGRFLGAMDTVVTLGPLLGLLGTVTGIMGSFSSIGDSELAVEKVTGGIGEALIATAAGLGIAITTLVPMNYFHSRLAKLQFDLEAAANNVLIIAAQHGFDKVGKQ, from the coding sequence ATGCTCCCCAACCCCCCCCTCGCTAACGTCGTCATCAAACTCATCCATGATGGTGGCCCCATCATGTATCCCATCCTGGTGGTGGTGGTCTTCGCCATCTGTATCCTGGTGGAGCGCATCTTTTGGTGGCTGCGGTTCAGCGCCCGCCGCGATGCGCGCCAGCTCGATCAGGTGTATGCAGCCCTGGAGTCGGGAGACTTAAACAAAGCCATCAGCATCTCAGAAAAGACGGCGGACCCCGTTGTGCGTATGATCCACCACGGCCTGAAACACCAGCACAGCTCCATGCAGGGAGCCCTCGAAGTGGCCGCAGGTCATGAGCTTCAGCAGGCGGGACGCTTCCTCGGTGCCATGGATACGGTGGTGACGCTGGGGCCCTTGCTCGGCCTTCTCGGCACGGTGACCGGGATCATGGGCTCCTTCAGTTCCATCGGAGATTCGGAACTGGCGGTGGAGAAAGTGACCGGCGGGATCGGTGAAGCCCTCATTGCCACGGCGGCAGGTCTGGGCATCGCCATCACCACCCTGGTGCCGATGAATTACTTTCACAGCCGTCTGGCCAAGCTGCAATTCGATCTGGAAGCGGCGGCCAACAATGTCTTGATCATCGCAGCACAGCATGGCTTTGACAAAGTCGGTAAGCAATGA
- a CDS encoding protein kinase domain-containing protein has protein sequence MKDRYQIISTISTGGTGKVLQAWDKSANRDVAIKRVPSETANMDSLMWEARALYGLRHPNIVTVLEYDKDEEGAYLVLEMIKGETLAHRLATGPLTLPDFKTLVTQTLQAIGVAHDAGLIHRDLKPENIMIPWNKEKEFGIKIIDFGLAQAGGPQTSMAGSIHYMAPEQFGNGYVDARTDLYSLGCIYYQALTGQLAYPGEEKMHVITAKLYPPRTPLAELRPDLKDPVFAWLDWLMHVQPSARPASAAQALASFRQLGELNVQTAATMVEPEPLVMVLEDEEVPAVAIVDEPEEEEHVLTLADEAEEAAHVEPEEPPTEIYSTPVIAPEPEPEPEPLAEAEAEDLPASPALVEASEPEVEAEPEPEPEPAASYTPPPAPAFTPEPEPAQEPEPEPEPAYIPAAAPTGEITQTLMAEPEPEPAPAYIPAPAHYHPAADTPPPAYTQHATSRRNPPPQHSHSHSHSMPKRGNALNIIITAFIVILIAEFGLISYVKYAGRAEREQRLAELSATDRPEGSDVDVRTLLELLEDPTHREEAIKVLTRLHGGDYIDDILMEHLAKVKNYPVVVPLIQVIGQRRSEAAFETLLSLTGDNRGEVRKAAWKALGHITPVEDLPRVLKLVRSSHSLDQKEIEKALGEAIESSTDRAKATQETLEAYHAAKDHADSRALLFNVLTRVGGDNILAVVTEAISDPSEKVRLAAITVLAEYPTHEPLQAISARFPNEPHETCRVYLLLAAREIIGNPGPDSQQTLFLYAQSLYANARDTTEKRYVLSVLSRIIAPGTATFFEEFSNSSDGSLREEAKDLAKAFREKLEQVISVPPGDKGTLPADKADYRLGGSVTHDEDALINWTDEDDWASWLVELPSNGDYEIQIYQSHPSELLGTYEVLLAGQTLLTAVVKTDSDKDYKGFVVGTIHVEKPGIYRLRLRPKTIPPDSELFRVQKIVVKAL, from the coding sequence ATGAAAGACCGTTATCAAATCATCTCCACCATCTCCACTGGCGGCACCGGCAAGGTTCTCCAGGCCTGGGATAAATCTGCGAATCGGGATGTGGCCATCAAACGTGTGCCGAGCGAGACCGCCAACATGGACTCCCTCATGTGGGAAGCCCGTGCGCTCTACGGTCTGCGCCATCCGAACATCGTCACGGTCCTGGAGTATGACAAAGATGAAGAGGGTGCCTACCTCGTTCTGGAGATGATCAAAGGCGAGACCCTGGCCCATCGTCTGGCCACTGGCCCGCTCACCCTTCCAGACTTTAAGACACTGGTCACACAGACCCTTCAGGCCATCGGCGTGGCTCATGATGCCGGGCTGATCCACCGAGATCTGAAGCCCGAGAACATCATGATCCCCTGGAACAAAGAGAAGGAGTTCGGGATCAAGATCATCGACTTCGGCTTAGCCCAGGCTGGTGGCCCGCAGACCAGCATGGCAGGCTCCATCCACTACATGGCCCCGGAGCAATTTGGCAACGGCTACGTCGATGCCCGCACAGATCTGTATTCGCTCGGCTGCATTTACTATCAAGCCCTCACCGGACAGCTCGCCTACCCGGGGGAGGAAAAGATGCACGTCATCACCGCCAAGCTCTACCCACCCCGCACCCCGCTGGCTGAGCTGCGCCCAGACCTGAAAGATCCCGTCTTTGCTTGGCTGGATTGGCTGATGCATGTGCAGCCCTCGGCCCGCCCCGCCAGTGCCGCCCAGGCATTGGCCAGCTTCCGTCAGCTCGGTGAGCTCAATGTCCAGACCGCCGCCACCATGGTGGAGCCGGAGCCCCTGGTCATGGTCCTGGAGGATGAGGAAGTGCCTGCCGTAGCCATCGTCGATGAACCCGAGGAAGAGGAGCATGTCCTCACCCTAGCCGATGAAGCAGAAGAGGCAGCCCACGTCGAGCCTGAGGAGCCACCCACAGAGATCTACTCCACGCCCGTCATCGCGCCAGAGCCTGAGCCGGAACCCGAGCCACTCGCCGAAGCCGAGGCCGAAGACCTCCCAGCCTCCCCTGCCCTGGTGGAAGCCTCGGAACCCGAAGTGGAAGCTGAACCCGAGCCTGAGCCGGAACCTGCTGCCTCCTATACACCGCCGCCAGCGCCTGCCTTTACTCCCGAGCCTGAACCTGCACAGGAGCCAGAACCTGAACCCGAGCCTGCTTACATCCCCGCCGCAGCCCCCACTGGTGAGATCACCCAGACGCTCATGGCAGAACCCGAGCCTGAGCCTGCTCCTGCCTACATTCCCGCCCCCGCGCACTATCACCCCGCTGCAGACACCCCGCCACCGGCTTACACCCAACACGCCACCAGCCGGAGAAATCCACCGCCACAGCATTCTCACTCGCATTCACATTCCATGCCGAAGCGAGGCAATGCGCTGAACATCATCATCACCGCCTTCATCGTCATCCTCATCGCCGAATTTGGTCTGATTAGTTATGTCAAATATGCAGGTCGTGCCGAGCGTGAACAGCGTCTGGCAGAACTCAGTGCGACAGATCGTCCCGAAGGCTCGGACGTGGATGTCCGCACGCTCTTGGAACTGCTGGAGGACCCCACTCATCGTGAAGAGGCCATCAAGGTCCTGACTCGTCTGCACGGGGGGGATTACATCGATGACATCCTCATGGAGCACTTGGCCAAGGTAAAAAACTACCCCGTGGTGGTGCCCCTGATTCAGGTCATCGGCCAGCGCCGCAGTGAAGCCGCCTTTGAGACTCTGCTGAGCCTCACCGGTGACAACCGTGGCGAAGTGCGTAAAGCCGCCTGGAAAGCCCTCGGCCACATCACCCCAGTGGAAGATCTTCCCCGGGTGCTGAAGCTCGTGCGCAGCAGTCACTCCCTGGATCAGAAAGAGATCGAAAAAGCCCTGGGTGAAGCCATTGAGTCCTCCACAGACCGAGCCAAAGCCACTCAAGAAACCCTGGAGGCCTATCACGCAGCCAAGGACCATGCCGACAGCCGCGCCTTGCTCTTCAACGTGCTCACCCGCGTCGGTGGTGACAACATCCTCGCGGTGGTGACGGAAGCGATTTCTGATCCTTCCGAAAAAGTCCGTCTCGCCGCCATCACCGTGCTGGCCGAATACCCCACTCACGAACCTCTGCAGGCCATCAGCGCCCGTTTCCCCAATGAACCACATGAGACGTGCCGCGTCTATCTCCTCCTAGCCGCTCGCGAGATCATTGGTAATCCGGGCCCCGACTCCCAGCAGACGCTCTTCCTCTACGCCCAGAGCCTGTATGCCAACGCCCGGGATACCACGGAAAAACGCTATGTGCTCAGTGTGCTCAGCCGCATTATCGCCCCTGGCACCGCCACCTTCTTCGAAGAGTTTTCAAACAGCTCCGATGGTTCTCTGAGAGAGGAAGCCAAAGATCTGGCTAAAGCTTTCCGCGAGAAACTGGAGCAGGTGATCTCCGTGCCCCCAGGAGACAAAGGCACGCTCCCAGCCGACAAAGCCGACTATCGCCTGGGCGGCTCCGTGACTCATGACGAAGACGCCCTCATCAACTGGACCGATGAAGACGACTGGGCTTCCTGGCTAGTGGAACTCCCCAGCAACGGTGACTACGAAATCCAAATCTATCAGTCCCACCCCAGCGAGCTGCTAGGCACCTACGAGGTGCTCCTTGCCGGTCAGACCCTCCTCACCGCTGTGGTAAAAACCGACAGCGACAAGGACTACAAAGGCTTTGTCGTCGGCACGATCCATGTGGAAAAACCTGGCATCTACCGCCTGCGCCTCCGCCCCAAAACCATTCCACCTGACTCTGAACTCTTCCGTGTGCAGAAAATAGTGGTCAAAGCGCTCTAG